The region aagagacacacaaacactgagactgTGACAGAGACTGAAACACTGAAGTAAATctaacaaaatgtcaaaagggCACATCAGGTATAAACAGCTGACTGGTTGGTAATTCTATAGTTGGGTTTCTGTATATATCTTGAATAGTATTGTAATTactgcatctttttaaaaaaatctgacagCACTTAAAGCAATGTTGACCTTTGGTGGAACCTAATGGCTTCCTGTCCATGATACTGCATACATCCACATATTGTCTGTGTTAGATACTCTTGTGGTCTGAGTAGGACAGGCAGGACAGATATGTTTGCTCACTGCATGACAAAATTTGgcatttttctttcctcacaAAGTAAAATAACTTTAAGAAGAACtatattttgctttgtttgttttgaatttgGTCAGAATctgttcatttatattcagaaaatgtgcttttctttcactcattacatttttcttcatgcCGAGTGGAGACAGAGCGCCTTTCTTCTTCAAAGAGCACAGAAGTACTATACAGGCATTTAACCATATTTGGACTTTTATACAGTATGGCCAGAAGCTTATGTCAAACTAGGTTCAACATTGCTTTAATGTGTCTTGCAGCAGCTGTAGGGGCTGTGGATCTGTATGTGATGTAAACACGAACCAGGCGATAGACTGGGAAATCTGTGTGTGACAGTTATGACCACACAGTGGCATGAGAGACGACATAAAGCAAAGttagacagagaaaaaaaagagaaggaagaagacaGGGAGCAGAACCTATTTTCTATCATATTCCCACTATGAGTTCCtcattttctacttttcttgctttatttttctatcGTGGGGGACTTACTTGACTCCGGGTAGACTGAGGATCTCTTCCCTGGATCTTTCTGGAGCTGAATGCCTTTTATGGAGAAGATGGATGCAgctgaaacagaaaacagaaagttGGTGAGACAGCGTTTGTGCACTACATGCGTAATATTAAAGTTAGTATTGTACTCACTGTCAGCCAGTGTTTGAAGCTGGTCCCCAAGACTTCTGAAATACGTGTGTCTGAGAGCATCCTCGGCTGATACACGTTTCTTAGCCTCAAACTAGAGACACAGATACGATCATTAGCATTTAATCCAATGAATTAGATACACTTATCTTAAAAGTATCATTATCTGTAATACAGCAATGTCTAATACCTGCAGAAGCACGGAGAGCAAGTCATGACCATCGTTGTCTATCCTGTGTGACAGAAAACGCAGAGAGGAAGCGTAGAGAGTCAGTGTAATCAAATGCTGACCTAAGCTTCATAAAGCAGTATAGTGTTCCTGCCGTTCCAACAGTGACGGAAATGCTTGACTACTGTTCCTACTGAAAATCAATCCTGCATCTTATCTCATTACATCTAATGTATCCCAGTCACttaatctacacacacacacacacacacatacacacacacacacacacacacacacacacacacacacacacacacacacacacacacacacacacacacacacacacacacacacacacacacacacacacacacacagctgtgagcACATGCACCTAAATCTACATACCTGGGTGCGTGGTTGACAAGGGGCTCTGCGTTGTATCGAGGGAAATTGTATGTCTTAAACTCTTCACTGGTGGTTATACCAGGCCAACTCTCTTCTGTAGGCGTACCTGTTGAAGAGATATTAGATTAGGTGACATACGcacaacaaaaaatgttgcaCAAGGAAATGCTTGTGCAGATTCTCCTGCTGTCATCTCACCAAGGATGCGGAATATGAGGTGAAGCTCATCCTCCACAGTCGATCCAGGGAAGAGGGGTCTGCCTGTGATCATTTCATAGAAGATACAGCCCACACCCCTgaacaaagagacagaaacagcagAATAAGTGTTAGCCTACAAAAGACACATGTGACATCTAAGCAGGTTGTGATATTAACATACACTATGCCTCTAATGTCTGTCATCCATAATGCAACACTGTAATGTTATCTGACCAAAGATTACAGTGTGCAGAGTCCAAAGATCGGCAGACTGCTTAACAACAGTATCATAGTTGGTTCCAAATGCTCATATCATAAAGTGCAAAGTGATCAGATGCTATACAAAGTAGTATCaaatacaaatgcaaataaaagCAAACTACTCCCAGTAGTGCTCTGAGTACTTTAAATGGTCATATACAGTATCACACAACATAAAGACCCCAGCAAAGCATAACAAGGGactaatttaaaagaaaagaaatcaagtTACGTTTATAAAGTAGATCAAACATTCAACATATTATAGCACCAAGTAGTTCCTCCTAACCCACTATTAAGACTTTTCACATTAACTGTGTAACAGCACAATTTGCAAATTTGGGGGAAAGCTTGGGGGATGGACAGAAGCACTTAAGATGAGAACAAAATTTAAGAAAATGGGCgtaaagaaaaagacagacagacaatagTGTTTTTGCTCACCACATGTCTATGGGTGTCGAATATTCAGTGGAGCCTAGAAGCACATCTGGTGGTCGGTACCATAATGTTACAACTTCATTTGAGTAGGTCTTTGTGGGGACAGACTTGGCTCGTGCCAAACCTTAATtaagcaaataaaaagacataaaatgataagaaataagataaaaaagataTTACCTTATTTACATACTGTGGGGCAACACAGGTgaacaggacaaaaaaaatcctgtcaGAACTTGTCACAAGTCATATCAGAATGAAACTTCACACATTGAATAAGGGCATAATTGTTTTTACGTATTGATTTAGACATCTTTTAAAAATGGGAAAACTGtacatcatgttaaactgttttGTGTGAGTGGATCATGTAATTACAGTTTTACCTGAAAAGCCTAATTAGAAATTTATAATGAGGGATTACACTACACTACAGTATGTCATAATGGATTATTGCCTGTAGAGGGCAGTGTTGGGTGGTAAATCACTTCAATCTATGTTGCCCTGTTGGGTGTAAGGAGCAGTATGGCCTTTAGGGGCCGCTAGTGAGGCTTTCACACTCTTACTTCTGTTTTATAATAGAATAAAAGATATTTTAGGAAAACAttgataaaaggaaaaaaaaattataagttctctgtagctgctgcatctagttttgaacattttgcaaACTTGAAAACTGTAGTTGTTATTGTAGGAAAGTCAGGTAAACATCAATACTACTCCTGCCAGAATAACAAATTTCACTTGTTGTGCGTCTACTCTTGATCTTCATCTAagaagtcaaacaaacaaacaaagttttAAGATCGTCAACAAGACTATTGTTATTCTAGTAAAAGTGAGTGTACCAAAGTCTGCCAGTTTCAGCTCTCCTTTTTCATTGATGAGCAGGTTCTGGGGTTTAAGGTCTCTGTGGAGCACCTTCCTTCTGTGGCAGTATGCCAGACCTCGTAACAGCTGGAACAGGAAGATCTGCAGAGGACAGGAGAGTTTGATATTACATTAAACACTacgaagaaaataaaaaataatacgAAAACAAATTTAGTGTATTACAACACAATGCAATACTCAATaactcaaacacatttttagatttatCATTCAGAAGCCAAGTTGCCTACCACTTTTACACCACTATATACAAAGACGAGATGGAAGCAGTAAGAAGAGATTATTCTGTATTTACATTACtgaaaaaacattcaacagTAGTTCCTTCATTACTTCAGAATTCTCACTCAGCACTGAACAGATGTATTACTCTGAATTACCTTGACATTGTGTACACTCATGATGCTCCCACAGTCATCCATGTACTGCTTCAGATCTTTTTcctaatgagagagagaaagagaaagaaagaaagaaagaaagaaagaaagaaagaaagaaagaaagaaaagagcgTAGATATGTTAGTTATACAATCAAATTAGTATAATAAGACCTTTACAGACAAATGCACAGTCAACATGCACAAAAgcacagtacacacactcaccagaTACTCAAACACGAGCGTCAGGCACTTGTCAGTGTGGATTATGTCATGGAGAGTGACAATATTGGCGTGCTTCAAGTCTTTCAGTAGAGACACTAGAAGAGGGAGACACATCAGAGACTGTCAGTCAAATACAGACAACCTACAGTATGAGAAGTAACAGCTCATAGTGTATCAACAGCACAGGAAGATACAAGACACTACAATTACTGTATGTCCCAGAAACACTTAAAACAATCCTCTACATGCTTCTTGTCAGTATGATCCAGTGTCGACCATGATTTAAACTTAACAGCAGTTCAGTACCTTCTCGGATAGCTGTGCAGGGTGCACCCTCTTCATGCTCCAGCCGGATCTCTTTCAGCGCTACTAAGTTGTCTGTTAATTTGCTTCGTCCCTTAAAAACTGTAGCGTAAGTCCCCTGTAGAGATGAGAAGCAAATGAATGCATTTTCAGGAGGAGTTTCTATGTAGTTAATGTCACTTTAGCTGATTTTTTGATTGATCCTACCTCCCCTAATTTGTCCAGTTTGATGTAGGTCTCGAGTTTCCCGAAGCCAATTTCAGACtagagaagacagaaaagagacagTTAAGGAGGTTATGAGCACTATAAATGTGTATTATCAAGACACCAGTTCACATTTAATTTGGGTACAGACTGATTGTAGACCAAGCTAGATTGTCAACCATATTTCTCTGGAATATCTCTTGAATCAAATCCTCGAAGTCGCAGCTCTTAGTTCAGATTTCAGTCCCATTGCTCTTGACATTTGGCCTACAACTGCAGGGGTCTGAGTCACCAAGCCttgttattctgtgtgtgcGTCTTTGTGACTGTGCTAAAACGTCGGCTCAGCTTCTCCGAAATTTGGATGTTACTGTCCCATCACTGCTGAAACAGTTCAGCACCCTGTAGAAATGGTATGTGTCAGATTGGATATTGGAAATTTTTCTCAGGGTCTTAGCTAGTTTGAccatttttatgttatttgacatttttgagtgtgcaaacatcacattttaataaGTACAACCTGCTCAGTAAATGCAAGCTCAGTGTATGTTATATCTTGGTGTAATATCTGACACTGGCATTAAAAAGAGTGAATGTCTGAAACATTGTACATCATGCAAtagcatatacagtacatgcacatagttgcacacacacacagacacgcacgcacacgcatcTGTGTCTCATACTTTAGTAGACATGGCAGATTTTTTGTTGGCCTAATCTGAACAAAATGTTATTCCACCTCAGTGCCTCCTCCCTTTCTGTTGCTACAAAGTGACGTCTTTGCAAGTTGCACGTATATACTTTGGCCACAGGAAGTCAGTATAACAACGACAGCCGAATATGGCAGAAGCTATTTCACTCCAGACAACTTAAAGGGGATTACGTATTTATTTCTAAACATAGATATAGATATTCAGTGGCACACTTCACAGATGTGCATGCATATTACATTCTGAATTAATCCTGAATACCATTAATAAAGGTTTAGCTGCATAATGTATGTGGCCCCCGGGTTTCGAGGTCATGAATTATAAATGGATGTAGCTATGTCAAACTGTGATACCCACAGGCCTGTCAGTGTTTATCCCTCTCATTGTCACTTTTCCTCATTTATTTGTCTATCTCTGTCAGGGTCGTTTCAGCCATGTTTTATCTGTGTTCATCTCTCGGAGCCTACCCATCTCTTTCAATCTAATGCTGGCCCGTCCCATCATGATGCTGATATGAATGTTAGGACAAtcgtatctgtgtgtgtgtgtgtgtatgaggggcAGGGGTCTCCAGTGACCAAGTTAGTTGATGAAGCATGTGATCTCTTTAAAGGCATGCCTAAAAGCGACGGATCAGGCTCGGACACAAGATGACACACTTTCACACtgaaacaagtgtgtgtgtgtgtgtgtgtgtgtgtgtgtgtgtgtgtgtgtgtgtgtgtgtgtgtgtgtgtgtgtgtgtgtgtgtgtgtgtgtgtgtgtgtgtatgtgtgcgcatgGGTATGCACACATTGTATTTTGCATAatttatcaaacaaaaaaagaaattagtATCAATATCTAGTTATGCATCTGGTATTTTGCaattattgaaaataaatattgaaaacaataaaatacacagattAATGAATCAGTAAAAACttcagagatgtgtgtgtgcatgtgcatgtacTATGTGCTGAGGCATGTGTTGCACGTATATGCCTCTGTCTGTTTGTAGGCAAGAGAATATTTTGTCATGAGACATACAGCCTATGctcaaatgtacacacacacacacacacacacacacacacacacacacacacacacacacacacacacacacacacacacacacacacacacacacacacacacacacacacacacacacacacacacacacacacacacacacacacacacacacacagcaccccTTTCTGTGTTTGTGACAGGAGCTGTCAGGAGCTGTTGCTAAGCTGTACTGCTCATTTGAGG is a window of Scomber scombrus chromosome 10, fScoSco1.1, whole genome shotgun sequence DNA encoding:
- the LOC133988283 gene encoding cyclin-dependent kinase 17-like isoform X1; translated protein: MDRMKIIKRRLSMSLRSARPVDDSLSELAEQMALDEPSAARDNEPMVVCAVHPPASHSAPSFLRQYAGHLGRTALRREPGGGLERDRAYLSLHRTGSLGIVHENVKMGSDGESDQASGTSSDEVQSPVRVRMRNNHHRRISNEDINKRLSLPADIRLPEGYLEKFAMNSPPFDKPMSRRLRRASLSEIGFGKLETYIKLDKLGEGTYATVFKGRSKLTDNLVALKEIRLEHEEGAPCTAIREVSLLKDLKHANIVTLHDIIHTDKCLTLVFEYLEKDLKQYMDDCGSIMSVHNVKIFLFQLLRGLAYCHRRKVLHRDLKPQNLLINEKGELKLADFGLARAKSVPTKTYSNEVVTLWYRPPDVLLGSTEYSTPIDMWGVGCIFYEMITGRPLFPGSTVEDELHLIFRILGTPTEESWPGITTSEEFKTYNFPRYNAEPLVNHAPRIDNDGHDLLSVLLQFEAKKRVSAEDALRHTYFRSLGDQLQTLADTASIFSIKGIQLQKDPGKRSSVYPESTQGKNRRQSVLF
- the LOC133988283 gene encoding cyclin-dependent kinase 17-like isoform X2, with the translated sequence MDRMKIIKRRLSMSLRSARPVDDSLSELAEQMALDEPSAARDNGIVHENVKMGSDGESDQASGTSSDEVQSPVRVRMRNNHHRRISNEDINKRLSLPADIRLPEGYLEKFAMNSPPFDKPMSRRLRRASLSEIGFGKLETYIKLDKLGEGTYATVFKGRSKLTDNLVALKEIRLEHEEGAPCTAIREVSLLKDLKHANIVTLHDIIHTDKCLTLVFEYLEKDLKQYMDDCGSIMSVHNVKIFLFQLLRGLAYCHRRKVLHRDLKPQNLLINEKGELKLADFGLARAKSVPTKTYSNEVVTLWYRPPDVLLGSTEYSTPIDMWGVGCIFYEMITGRPLFPGSTVEDELHLIFRILGTPTEESWPGITTSEEFKTYNFPRYNAEPLVNHAPRIDNDGHDLLSVLLQFEAKKRVSAEDALRHTYFRSLGDQLQTLADTASIFSIKGIQLQKDPGKRSSVYPESTQGKNRRQSVLF
- the LOC133988283 gene encoding cyclin-dependent kinase 17-like isoform X3 — translated: MDRMKIIKRRLSMSLRSARPVDDSLSELAEQMALDEPSAARDNEPMVVCAVHPPASHSAPSFLRQYAGHLGRTALRREPGGGLERDRAYLSLHRTGSLGIVHENVKMGSDGESDQASGTSSDEVQSPVRVRMRNNHHRRISNEDINKRLSLPADIRLPEGYLEKFAMNSPPFDKPMSRRLRRASLSEIGFGKLETYIKLDKLGEGTYATVFKGRSKLTDNLVALKEIRLEHEEGAPCTAIREVSLLKDLKHANIVTLHDIIHTDKCLTLVFEYLEKDLKQYMDDCGSIMSVHNVKIFLFQLLRGLAYCHRRKVLHRDLKPQNLLINEKGELKLADFGLARAKSVPTKTYSNEVVTLWYRPPDVLLGSTEYSTPIDMWGVGCIFYEMITGRPLFPGSTVEDELHLIFRILGTPTEESWPGITTSEEFKTYNFPRYNAEPLVNHAPRIDNDGHDLLSVLLQFEAKKRVSAEDALRHTYFRSLGDQLQTLADTASIFSIKGIQLQKDPGKRSSVYPESTMAHKLGSAPSQYFQREAANPRAQSHTLSSNSTG